From Paenibacillus sp. PK3_47, the proteins below share one genomic window:
- a CDS encoding rhodanese-like domain-containing protein — translation MNDIPQITPQELRQRISAGEELILIDVREDDEVAFGMIPGARHIPMGLIPEHTEELPADREIIFICRSGARSQRVCQYLQQFGYKGTNMSGGMIEWYETAEE, via the coding sequence ATGAATGATATCCCCCAAATTACGCCGCAGGAACTGCGACAGCGGATTTCAGCAGGAGAAGAGCTGATCCTGATTGATGTCCGCGAAGATGACGAGGTCGCTTTCGGGATGATTCCCGGTGCCCGCCATATTCCGATGGGTCTGATCCCGGAGCATACAGAAGAACTGCCTGCAGACCGGGAAATTATTTTCATCTGCCGTTCCGGCGCCCGCAGCCAGCGTGTCTGCCAGTATCTGCAGCAGTTCGGCTATAAAGGCACCAATATGAGCGGCGGAATGATCGAATGGTATGAAACTGCAGAGGAATAA
- a CDS encoding MFS transporter encodes MSSKETERVHISLATPFIVEMWVIIFLVGFVKGSLLVALLPVYMENILGLSVTTVGLAFALQYLGDNLFRSPSGWVMGRIGYRWTMTGSLLLIVIAVGMIIYAKDAVSLSAACLIFGIGTSPLWPCTMTGITELAGSTQSGSSGAAMGAVEMASLAGTGIGPIAVNFLMDHGGQSYRMVFLVLMGCAAAVAAVALLLPSRIGGGQASREVLQDKLAAGAGPRQQPLHNLMQKIREMSGSLKVSRWLFPALFLQAFAIGLMTPVVTLFAHSELHVSPNQFSLLLIAGGGITVLALIPAGKLVDRFGTSVFLNTGFMLAAFSLAFFSQVRWLPLAFCAVALVGISYALILPAWNAYIARHVPKGERGTVWGLFLTLQGSGMVAGPVLSGRLWDSVSHSAPFLASSAVMLLLFGLHLLIVHRTKLKQTG; translated from the coding sequence ATGTCTAGCAAAGAAACAGAACGTGTGCATATCAGTCTGGCCACCCCGTTTATTGTCGAAATGTGGGTCATCATTTTTCTGGTGGGTTTTGTGAAAGGCTCGCTGCTGGTAGCTTTGCTGCCTGTCTATATGGAGAATATTCTCGGCTTGTCAGTGACAACGGTCGGCCTGGCATTTGCACTGCAGTATTTGGGTGACAATCTTTTCCGCAGCCCTTCGGGCTGGGTGATGGGGCGGATCGGGTACCGCTGGACCATGACAGGTTCTTTGCTCCTGATCGTTATTGCTGTCGGCATGATTATTTATGCCAAAGATGCGGTCTCCCTATCCGCAGCCTGCCTTATTTTTGGAATTGGAACATCACCGCTGTGGCCTTGCACGATGACAGGGATTACTGAGCTGGCCGGCTCCACGCAGAGCGGCAGCAGCGGAGCGGCGATGGGCGCGGTGGAGATGGCTTCCCTTGCGGGAACCGGCATCGGACCGATCGCTGTTAACTTTCTGATGGATCACGGTGGCCAAAGCTACCGCATGGTATTTCTGGTGCTCATGGGCTGCGCAGCCGCAGTTGCCGCTGTGGCGCTTCTGCTGCCGTCAAGAATTGGCGGCGGCCAGGCATCCCGGGAAGTCCTGCAGGATAAGCTGGCAGCTGGAGCAGGTCCTAGGCAGCAGCCGCTCCACAATCTTATGCAAAAGATACGGGAGATGAGCGGCTCGCTGAAGGTGAGCCGGTGGCTGTTCCCGGCACTGTTCCTGCAGGCTTTCGCCATCGGCCTGATGACCCCGGTAGTGACGTTGTTTGCCCATTCCGAGCTGCATGTCTCGCCGAACCAGTTCAGTCTGCTGCTAATTGCCGGAGGGGGGATAACAGTCCTTGCCCTGATTCCGGCAGGAAAACTGGTTGACAGGTTCGGCACTTCTGTCTTCCTGAACACCGGATTTATGCTTGCTGCGTTTTCGCTCGCTTTTTTCTCCCAGGTACGCTGGCTTCCGCTGGCCTTCTGTGCTGTAGCTCTGGTTGGAATCAGCTATGCCCTGATCCTGCCGGCCTGGAATGCCTATATCGCCAGACATGTCCCCAAGGGAGAACGGGGCACGGTATGGGGCTTATTCCTGACGCTGCAGGGCTCCGGGATGGTGGCCGGTCCGGTACTTTCCGGCAGACTATGGGATTCCGTCAGCCACAGTGCGCCATTTCTGGCCAGCTCGGCAGTGATGCTGCTGCTGTTCGGCCTGCATCTGCTGATCGTCCACAGAACAAAATTGAAGCAGACAGGATAG
- a CDS encoding CoA-binding protein: MSFENPSREQIGDILASAGNIAVVGLSDKSDRVSYMVAYAMQSRGYRIIPVNPTVDGDILGEKCYHTLAEIPEPVDIVNVFRRSEYCAEVAQEAADIGAKVLWLQQSIISQDAADIAERHGMIAIMDRCIKVEEAVTMHGRRRG, translated from the coding sequence ATGAGTTTTGAGAATCCGAGCCGGGAGCAGATTGGCGATATACTGGCTTCCGCAGGTAACATTGCTGTCGTTGGCCTGTCCGATAAAAGTGACCGTGTCTCCTACATGGTTGCCTATGCGATGCAGAGCCGCGGCTACCGCATTATCCCGGTCAATCCGACCGTTGACGGAGATATTCTGGGTGAGAAGTGCTACCACACGCTTGCCGAAATCCCTGAGCCGGTGGATATTGTCAATGTGTTCCGCCGGAGCGAATACTGCGCTGAAGTGGCCCAGGAGGCAGCGGACATCGGCGCGAAGGTGCTGTGGCTCCAGCAGAGCATCATCAGCCAAGATGCCGCTGACATTGCGGAGCGGCACGGCATGATTGCGATCATGGACCGCTGTATCAAGGTCGAGGAAGCGGTCACGATGCATGGCCGGAGGCGGGGGTAA
- a CDS encoding IS3 family transposase, with the protein MAVQAVQQEGYGSIQLLCELAGIARSSYYKWLSRTPSRQERDNEKLMQEMLLLYEQVERIYGYRRLALHLRRQMNQPINAKRVYRLMKLQGIQSVIRRKRKTYAGSTPQQVAENLLNREFHAEAPNQKWVTDVTEFKYGSGKKAYLSAILDLHDKSIISYVLGHSNNNALVFETFELAVQAAPQSHPLLHSDRGFQYTSLKFKEMVDKAEMKQSMSRVGCCIDNGPMESFWGTLKCEKYYLHTYRTFEDLQKDVENYIHFYNNERLQAKLNGLSPIEFRTKAA; encoded by the coding sequence CTGGCTGTTCAGGCCGTTCAACAAGAGGGATACGGCTCCATTCAGCTACTGTGCGAGCTTGCAGGCATTGCACGGTCAAGTTATTACAAGTGGCTAAGCCGCACACCGAGTCGCCAAGAGAGAGACAATGAGAAGCTAATGCAGGAGATGCTTCTCTTGTATGAACAAGTAGAACGGATCTATGGATACCGCCGACTGGCACTTCATTTACGAAGGCAGATGAACCAACCGATTAATGCGAAACGAGTATACCGTCTCATGAAGCTCCAGGGCATTCAGTCGGTCATTCGCAGAAAGCGAAAGACGTACGCGGGTTCTACCCCTCAGCAGGTTGCAGAGAATTTGCTGAACCGTGAGTTCCATGCTGAAGCGCCGAACCAAAAATGGGTCACAGATGTCACCGAATTCAAATATGGGAGCGGAAAGAAGGCTTATTTGAGCGCTATATTAGACCTGCACGACAAGTCCATTATTTCTTATGTGCTAGGGCATTCTAATAACAACGCACTGGTCTTTGAGACGTTTGAGCTAGCGGTACAAGCTGCCCCCCAAAGTCATCCCCTGCTCCATAGCGACCGCGGGTTTCAGTATACTTCCTTGAAGTTCAAGGAAATGGTAGATAAAGCTGAAATGAAGCAAAGTATGTCCCGTGTAGGCTGCTGTATTGATAATGGACCGATGGAATCTTTCTGGGGGACTCTAAAATGTGAGAAGTACTACCTACATACCTACCGGACTTTTGAAGACCTCCAAAAGGATGTCGAGAACTACATTCACTTTTACAATAATGAACGGTTACAGGCAAAACTAAACGGCCTCAGTCCTATAGAATTCAGGACCAAGGCCGCTTAA
- a CDS encoding shikimate kinase: MAGDMDEHQETVSSSANRSIILVGMMATGKSTVGALLAEELGYELVDLDHVIVESEGRSIAEIFAEGGEAQFRKIESSVLRKMLEGERRVISTGGGAVLAPGNAEIMLEKGLVVALTAAEEEIIARVSGDQARPLLAGNAQERVRTIMEQRRNAYRFAHCTVDTTKLSAAEVSQHILMHYRG, translated from the coding sequence ATGGCTGGGGATATGGATGAACATCAGGAAACTGTCAGCAGCAGTGCGAACAGAAGCATTATCCTTGTAGGCATGATGGCCACAGGGAAGTCAACGGTCGGCGCTTTGCTGGCAGAGGAGTTAGGCTATGAGCTGGTTGATCTGGATCATGTTATAGTTGAGAGTGAAGGACGCAGCATCGCGGAAATTTTTGCCGAGGGCGGTGAAGCGCAGTTCCGGAAAATTGAGTCGTCTGTGCTCCGGAAGATGCTTGAAGGGGAGAGAAGAGTGATCTCGACAGGCGGAGGCGCAGTACTTGCCCCGGGAAATGCGGAGATCATGCTGGAAAAGGGACTTGTCGTTGCACTGACTGCTGCGGAAGAGGAGATCATTGCCCGGGTCAGCGGAGACCAGGCGCGGCCGCTGCTGGCCGGCAATGCGCAAGAACGGGTGCGCACGATTATGGAGCAGCGCCGGAACGCGTATCGCTTTGCACATTGCACGGTGGATACAACGAAGCTGAGTGCCGCAGAAGTGTCGCAGCATATTTTAATGCATTACCGCGGTTGA
- a CDS encoding DUF1292 domain-containing protein, which translates to MSDHKHEHGHEHGEACGCGHDHDHEHEEFVLTLTNEQGEDVEMVLVETFDVGEKLYALLLERENPEADGIILRMEEENEEMVLYNIEDEAEWNAVEAAYNELLAQQE; encoded by the coding sequence ATGAGCGATCACAAACATGAGCATGGCCATGAACATGGTGAAGCATGCGGTTGCGGACATGATCACGACCATGAGCACGAGGAGTTTGTGCTGACCTTGACGAACGAGCAGGGCGAAGATGTAGAAATGGTGCTGGTGGAAACGTTCGATGTAGGCGAGAAGCTGTACGCTTTGCTGCTTGAACGCGAAAACCCTGAAGCTGACGGCATCATTCTGCGTATGGAAGAAGAAAATGAAGAAATGGTGCTTTACAACATTGAAGATGAAGCTGAATGGAACGCTGTTGAGGCAGCTTACAATGAGCTGCTTGCACAGCAAGAATAG
- the gndA gene encoding NADP-dependent phosphogluconate dehydrogenase, with translation MAKQQIGVIGLAVMGKNLALNIESRGFSVSVFNRSPEKTHDLIAEAEGKNLVGTFSVEEFVQSLEVPRKILIMVQAGKATDATIEQLLPYLDQGDIIIDGGNAYFPDTVRRSKELEEKGFRFIGTGVSGGEEGALKGPSIMPGGQESAYKLVEPILTAISAKVDGEPCCTYIGPDGAGHYVKMVHNGIEYGDMQLICEAYQLLKDVLGLDAKELHSIFKEWNSGELDSYLIEITTDIFAQYDEETGKPMVDVILDAAGQKGTGKWTSQSSLDLGVPLSMITESVFSRFLSAMKEERVEASKVLSGPETEPFQGDKAEFIENVRKALFASKIVSYAQGFAQLRVASDEYGWDLKYGSLAKIWRGGCIIRSRFLQNITDAYETNPELKNLLLDPFFKDIMSSYQSAWRKVVAAAVTQGVPVPGFASALAYYDSYRTERLPANLLQAQRDYFGAHTFKRVDKEGVFHHNWIAE, from the coding sequence ATGGCAAAACAACAAATCGGCGTTATTGGCTTGGCGGTAATGGGTAAGAATTTGGCTCTTAACATCGAGAGCAGAGGCTTTAGCGTATCGGTATTTAACCGTTCCCCGGAAAAGACTCATGATCTTATTGCCGAAGCAGAAGGCAAAAACCTTGTCGGCACATTCTCTGTGGAAGAGTTTGTGCAATCTTTGGAAGTGCCGCGCAAAATTCTGATCATGGTACAAGCCGGTAAGGCTACCGATGCAACAATCGAGCAGCTTCTGCCGTATCTTGACCAAGGCGATATCATTATCGACGGCGGTAACGCTTATTTCCCTGATACGGTTCGCCGCAGCAAAGAACTGGAAGAGAAGGGCTTCCGCTTTATCGGCACCGGGGTATCCGGCGGCGAAGAGGGCGCGCTCAAAGGACCTTCCATTATGCCTGGCGGTCAGGAAAGCGCATATAAACTGGTTGAACCTATTCTCACGGCAATTTCGGCCAAAGTGGACGGAGAGCCTTGCTGTACATATATCGGACCGGACGGTGCGGGACACTATGTAAAAATGGTGCACAACGGCATCGAGTACGGCGACATGCAGCTGATTTGCGAAGCTTACCAATTGCTGAAGGATGTGCTCGGCCTTGATGCCAAAGAGCTGCACAGCATCTTCAAAGAATGGAATAGCGGCGAGCTTGACAGCTACCTGATCGAAATCACTACAGATATCTTCGCACAATACGATGAAGAAACCGGCAAGCCTATGGTTGACGTTATCCTTGACGCTGCCGGCCAAAAGGGAACCGGTAAATGGACAAGCCAAAGCTCGCTGGATCTTGGCGTGCCGCTGTCCATGATTACCGAATCCGTATTCTCCCGCTTCCTGTCCGCAATGAAGGAAGAACGCGTTGAAGCCAGCAAAGTGCTGAGCGGTCCGGAAACCGAGCCGTTCCAGGGCGACAAGGCAGAATTCATCGAGAATGTGCGCAAGGCGCTGTTCGCAAGCAAAATCGTATCGTACGCACAAGGCTTCGCACAGCTTCGCGTAGCTTCCGATGAATACGGCTGGGATCTGAAGTACGGAAGCCTTGCCAAAATCTGGCGCGGCGGCTGCATTATCCGCTCCCGTTTCCTCCAGAACATCACAGATGCTTATGAAACAAATCCGGAGCTGAAAAACCTGCTGCTGGATCCGTTCTTCAAGGACATCATGAGCTCTTACCAGTCTGCATGGCGCAAGGTTGTAGCAGCTGCTGTAACCCAAGGCGTTCCGGTACCGGGCTTCGCAAGTGCGCTGGCTTACTATGACAGCTACCGTACAGAGCGTCTGCCTGCGAACCTGCTGCAGGCTCAGCGCGACTACTTCGGCGCACACACCTTCAAGCGTGTCGACAAGGAAGGCGTCTTCCACCACAACTGGATCGCTGAATAA
- the aroA gene encoding 3-phosphoshikimate 1-carboxyvinyltransferase: MDVIVKPTPSLQGEFGALSSKNYTTRYLLVAALSDGVSTIYHPAHSEDSDAIRRCIADLGAELTEDEEKIVIKGFGRNPKDVKELNVGNAGAVLRFLMAVAALSPEVTFVNTYPDSLGKRPHDDLITALGQLGVKVEHNDGKLPITIRGGKPAGGRITVSGAVSSQYLSALLFLTPLLAEDSEIVVLDDLKSKVVVGQTLEVLEQAGIVVHAADDYMSFKVPGGQSYQAKSYTVQGDYPGSAAVLAAAAVTQSDVKIHRLAERSKQGERAIVDVLRMMEVPLTHEDGTVHVQGNCRLKAVEFDGDAATDAVLAMVAAAVFAEGTSRFYNVENLRYKECDRITDYLAELTKAGAKVEERRDEIIVHGMPEGVEGGVTINAHYDHRVIMALTVVGLRARQPLLIKDAHHVAKSYPQYFDHLRSLGANVEWVQ; the protein is encoded by the coding sequence ATGGATGTTATTGTTAAGCCTACGCCTTCCCTGCAAGGAGAATTTGGGGCCTTGTCGTCCAAAAATTACACTACACGTTACCTGCTGGTCGCCGCCTTGTCCGATGGCGTCAGCACAATCTACCACCCTGCACACAGCGAGGACAGCGATGCCATCCGCAGATGTATAGCCGATCTTGGAGCCGAGCTGACTGAGGACGAGGAGAAAATCGTAATTAAAGGCTTTGGCCGCAATCCGAAGGACGTCAAGGAACTCAATGTAGGGAACGCGGGAGCGGTTCTGCGTTTTCTGATGGCTGTGGCTGCGCTGAGCCCGGAGGTTACCTTCGTAAATACCTACCCGGATTCACTGGGCAAGCGTCCGCATGACGACCTGATCACAGCGCTCGGCCAGCTTGGGGTTAAGGTGGAGCACAATGATGGTAAACTGCCGATTACGATCCGCGGCGGCAAACCGGCTGGCGGACGGATTACTGTATCCGGAGCAGTCAGCTCCCAGTATCTCAGCGCACTGCTATTCTTGACCCCGCTGCTTGCGGAAGACAGCGAGATTGTCGTACTGGATGACCTGAAATCTAAAGTTGTCGTCGGCCAGACGCTTGAGGTGCTGGAGCAGGCGGGAATTGTCGTTCACGCGGCAGATGACTATATGTCCTTCAAAGTGCCGGGCGGACAATCCTACCAGGCGAAGTCCTATACTGTTCAGGGCGATTATCCGGGATCGGCTGCTGTACTTGCTGCTGCGGCAGTGACACAGTCGGATGTGAAGATTCACCGGCTGGCTGAGCGCAGCAAGCAGGGGGAACGGGCGATTGTGGATGTCCTGCGGATGATGGAAGTGCCGCTTACCCATGAAGACGGCACGGTGCATGTACAGGGGAACTGCCGCCTGAAGGCAGTGGAATTCGACGGTGATGCGGCAACAGATGCTGTACTGGCTATGGTGGCCGCGGCAGTATTCGCCGAAGGCACCTCGCGCTTCTATAATGTGGAGAACCTGCGTTACAAGGAATGCGACCGGATCACAGATTACCTGGCCGAACTGACCAAAGCAGGGGCTAAGGTGGAAGAACGGCGTGACGAGATCATCGTCCATGGTATGCCGGAAGGCGTGGAGGGCGGCGTTACGATAAATGCCCACTACGATCACCGGGTAATTATGGCTCTGACCGTAGTGGGGCTGCGTGCACGCCAGCCGCTGCTGATCAAGGATGCGCATCATGTTGCGAAATCCTATCCGCAGTATTTCGACCATCTGCGTTCGCTTGGCGCCAACGTGGAATGGGTACAATAG
- a CDS encoding copper amine oxidase N-terminal domain-containing protein codes for MRWKKIALCVCVFSLMGSSMLFADAVSQKVRVWSNGKELADGGYLIDGKTYIPAREAGGVVNWDDSGKVTIIKPNVHIVLFKGDTVFGNVNVGKLKIKVLTQVDSLTEDVAAVKVAITDPSGNVKDIQSQELSGSKKDNFWFPTSEFTYDFKEAGKYRVGFYIKASKNADYVLVSEKVITALQ; via the coding sequence ATGAGATGGAAAAAAATTGCTCTGTGCGTATGTGTATTTTCCCTGATGGGAAGCTCAATGCTGTTCGCTGATGCAGTAAGTCAAAAAGTCAGAGTGTGGAGCAATGGCAAAGAGCTGGCTGACGGGGGCTATTTAATAGACGGCAAAACCTATATTCCGGCCCGGGAAGCAGGGGGAGTCGTCAACTGGGACGATTCAGGCAAAGTAACCATTATTAAACCAAACGTGCATATTGTTCTGTTTAAGGGAGACACTGTGTTCGGGAACGTAAACGTCGGCAAGCTCAAAATCAAGGTGCTGACACAGGTGGACAGCCTTACAGAGGATGTAGCGGCCGTGAAGGTTGCCATAACCGATCCGTCCGGGAATGTGAAGGATATCCAATCACAGGAGCTGAGCGGCTCGAAGAAGGATAATTTCTGGTTCCCGACTTCGGAATTCACTTATGATTTCAAGGAAGCCGGGAAATACCGGGTAGGCTTTTACATCAAAGCTTCTAAAAATGCAGACTACGTACTTGTCTCGGAGAAGGTCATCACTGCGCTGCAATAA
- a CDS encoding aminotransferase class I/II-fold pyridoxal phosphate-dependent enzyme, producing the protein MDQHRTPLFTALKKHAAGNPVQFHIPGHKKGLGTDAEFREFIGDNALSIDLINIAPLDDLHQPTGVIQEAQKLAAKAFGADYTYFSVQGTSNAIMTMILSVCSEGDKIIVPRNIHKSVMSAIIFSGAKPIFVSPVQDENLGIDHGITTSSLEKALRRHPDAKGVLVINPTYFGVCADLRSIVDLAHSYGVPVLVDEAHGVLIHFHEDLPVSAMQAGADMAATSVHKLGGSMTQSSVLNVNAKTGLVNPQRVQTILSMLTTTSTSYVLLASLDTSRRNLALNGHEMAARAIALSNYARNEINNIDGLYSFGREILGTEATFNIDPTKLNIHVRHLGITGYETENWLRQKYNIEVELSDMYNILCLITPGDTQESVDKLISALRVLSAIHYSKGEIYELKVQVPEIPQLALIPRDAFYADTQVVPFRESAGYIIAEFIYVYPPGIPILLPGEVITQDNIDYIIDHVEIGLPVKGPEDRSINFVKVIVEAEPIS; encoded by the coding sequence ATGGATCAACACCGTACTCCCCTCTTCACCGCTCTTAAAAAGCATGCCGCCGGAAACCCTGTTCAATTTCATATTCCCGGGCATAAGAAGGGGCTAGGAACCGATGCCGAATTCCGTGAGTTTATCGGCGATAACGCTCTATCCATAGATTTGATCAATATCGCACCGCTTGATGATCTTCATCAGCCTACAGGCGTGATACAAGAAGCTCAAAAGCTGGCTGCGAAGGCTTTCGGCGCCGATTATACGTATTTTAGCGTACAAGGCACGAGCAATGCCATCATGACTATGATCCTCTCTGTCTGCTCGGAAGGAGACAAAATTATTGTGCCGCGCAACATTCACAAATCTGTGATGTCGGCGATTATTTTCTCCGGAGCCAAGCCTATTTTCGTCTCTCCTGTTCAGGATGAGAATCTTGGGATAGACCACGGCATTACCACCAGCTCGCTGGAAAAGGCTCTTAGGCGTCATCCGGACGCTAAAGGCGTTCTAGTAATCAATCCAACGTATTTTGGCGTCTGCGCCGACCTCCGTTCGATTGTGGATCTGGCCCACAGCTACGGCGTTCCCGTACTTGTGGACGAGGCACATGGGGTATTGATTCATTTTCACGAGGATCTGCCGGTATCGGCCATGCAGGCCGGTGCGGATATGGCGGCAACCAGTGTACACAAGCTGGGCGGTTCGATGACGCAAAGCTCCGTGCTCAATGTGAATGCCAAGACCGGTCTGGTGAACCCGCAGCGGGTACAGACGATTCTCAGTATGCTGACTACAACTTCAACTTCATATGTTCTGCTGGCATCCCTGGATACCTCCAGACGCAATCTTGCCCTGAACGGCCATGAAATGGCAGCGCGGGCTATTGCACTGTCCAATTATGCCCGGAATGAGATTAACAATATTGACGGCCTGTACAGCTTCGGCAGAGAGATTCTCGGCACGGAAGCCACCTTCAATATTGATCCGACCAAACTTAATATTCACGTCCGCCATCTGGGCATCACCGGTTATGAAACAGAGAACTGGCTGCGCCAGAAGTATAATATTGAAGTCGAACTGAGCGACATGTATAACATTCTTTGCCTGATTACCCCTGGTGATACACAGGAATCGGTAGACAAGCTGATCTCCGCCCTGCGGGTATTGTCAGCCATTCACTACAGCAAAGGCGAAATCTACGAGCTTAAGGTGCAGGTACCGGAAATTCCGCAGCTTGCCCTGATCCCGAGAGATGCTTTCTATGCCGATACCCAGGTTGTTCCGTTCCGGGAGTCAGCCGGTTATATCATTGCTGAATTTATCTATGTGTATCCTCCGGGCATCCCGATTTTGCTTCCCGGTGAAGTTATTACCCAGGATAACATTGACTATATCATCGACCACGTGGAAATTGGGCTGCCGGTTAAAGGCCCCGAGGACCGCAGCATCAATTTTGTCAAAGTCATTGTCGAAGCTGAGCCGATCTCCTAA
- a CDS encoding helix-turn-helix domain-containing protein has product MERKNIAAAEKLAILQEIKEGVIGLNAAVGKFGVSKSSIQEWRRRYKAYGYPGLETRTHNRTYSAELKRKAVKDVLEGGLSQTQVIYKYQIASQTQLANWIKKYNGHSKSLTANSGGTKAMTKGRLTTWQERIDIVQYCLAHQLDYTKTASQFKVSYPQVYSWVKKYQSGGDDALRDGRGRTKAPEELTEADRYKLAMKKLEYENERLRAENALLKKLDEIERRRL; this is encoded by the coding sequence ATGGAGCGAAAAAACATTGCAGCAGCTGAGAAATTAGCGATTCTTCAGGAAATTAAAGAGGGAGTTATCGGATTAAATGCGGCAGTCGGTAAGTTTGGTGTGTCGAAGAGTTCCATCCAAGAATGGAGACGGCGGTACAAGGCGTACGGCTACCCAGGGTTGGAAACCCGTACCCATAACCGGACCTATTCCGCAGAACTTAAACGAAAGGCCGTGAAGGATGTTCTCGAAGGAGGCTTGTCTCAAACCCAAGTCATTTACAAATATCAAATTGCAAGTCAAACCCAACTCGCGAACTGGATTAAGAAGTATAATGGTCATAGCAAAAGCTTAACCGCAAATTCGGGAGGAACGAAAGCGATGACCAAGGGGCGTTTGACGACATGGCAGGAGCGGATCGACATTGTGCAGTACTGCCTTGCACATCAACTCGATTACACAAAGACGGCAAGTCAATTTAAGGTGTCTTACCCGCAAGTCTACAGTTGGGTGAAGAAGTACCAGAGCGGCGGAGATGACGCTTTAAGGGATGGTAGAGGACGCACCAAGGCGCCGGAAGAGCTAACGGAGGCGGATCGCTACAAGCTTGCCATGAAGAAGCTGGAGTACGAGAATGAGCGGCTCCGTGCGGAGAACGCTTTGTTAAAAAAGTTAGACGAAATCGAAAGGAGGCGACTTTAA
- a CDS encoding endonuclease domain-containing protein, translating into MEFEEAHRLFVAGHAGARSGERKGRLLRGHNFAEKLFLQNVWWPLFGALGDLHPEYEVYDWNRKSQFLDFAFLPPGGARFGIECDGYQSHIKDMDREKFCYALNRDTFLTGLGWKMLHFSFDDIQQRPEVCRMLLQLVLAPYLARPAAAQQILSEEKEVLRFAWRIGKPLRPKDVSDHFGINFRTSKRLLNSLCEKRLLKPVASNERTRYYELKAMRPDKIGEQGSAEQ; encoded by the coding sequence GTGGAGTTTGAAGAAGCGCATAGGTTATTTGTTGCCGGGCACGCAGGCGCAAGGTCGGGGGAGCGGAAAGGAAGGCTGCTCAGGGGGCACAATTTTGCAGAAAAGCTGTTTTTGCAGAACGTATGGTGGCCGCTGTTCGGGGCGCTTGGGGACCTGCATCCGGAGTACGAAGTGTATGACTGGAACAGGAAATCGCAGTTTCTGGACTTTGCTTTTTTGCCGCCTGGCGGTGCTCGGTTCGGGATCGAGTGTGACGGATATCAGAGCCATATCAAGGATATGGACCGCGAGAAATTCTGCTATGCGCTGAACCGTGACACTTTTTTGACAGGGCTTGGGTGGAAGATGCTGCATTTTTCGTTCGACGATATTCAGCAGCGCCCCGAGGTGTGCCGGATGCTTCTGCAGCTGGTGCTCGCACCTTATTTAGCCCGTCCGGCTGCCGCGCAGCAGATTTTGTCCGAAGAAAAGGAAGTCCTGCGCTTCGCCTGGCGTATCGGCAAACCGCTGCGGCCCAAGGACGTGTCGGATCATTTTGGGATTAACTTCCGGACGTCTAAGCGGCTGTTGAACTCCCTATGCGAAAAAAGACTATTAAAACCGGTAGCGTCTAATGAAAGAACAAGATATTACGAGCTGAAGGCCATGCGCCCCGACAAAATTGGTGAACAGGGGTCAGCGGAGCAATAA